The DNA sequence GTTTAAAAGGGAACCTCTCAATTTATACCCCAGAATATAAAGAAGCAATTCATCACGAGGCGGTTTGAAAAGATATACAACTTCTACTACATTCTCCATAGCTTTTGCAATCGTAACCAGTTTCGTAACATAAGCTTCGAGTTCATCCAAATCATTTCCCAATATATCTAAAACCATTTCGCGAGTTGTTAATTGAATGTTATCGGAAGAAAAATAGAAATAAGCCGGCTCTGTTTTTCCTACAGAATTTTTTATATAATTCGTATAAGTTTCATCTAAAAAAATATCATTATTTACTTTTATAATAAAGAAGGAGCGTTCGGTTTCTGTTTTTGAAACGAGTTGTTTAATCCCTTTCAAGTCCATAATTTTTTTTTCTATACCCAGGGTGATTTTATTAGCATATTCAAAACTGGTTCCGGAAGGAAATTCTAAAAAAGCTATCAACTCTTTCTCTTTAAAAGAGACTCCGAGCTCCTTTTTCATTGAAAAAAAAGAATAAATAGATAGGGGTATAAGTAGGAAGGATAAAAGAAATACATATTTACTATATTTTAGTATAAGTAGATAAAATTTTACCAGCAAAGAATGAATTTGGCTCGGAATATTAGTTAATTTGATATATACATAAAAGCTAATTTTTTTGATTTTCTCGTAAAAGGAAAACTTTTTTATCATTGTAAAAACAGGATTTAGATCTATAATTTGATTCATTTCTGGGAAAACTATCTCAACAGGTTTATAGAGTAAAATAAGGATAGGAAATATCATATAAATAAGGAGAAAGTATATACCGGTACAAAAAGCTGTTATAAAATAATGAATTGCAGTGGTTTTACTAAAAAGCAGGAATAATAGGGATACCAATAAAAGGTAAATTAGTATATATGATAATATGGAAGAAAAGTATTTCATTGCAATTATTGGTTCTTTAGGTTTATAAACAAAAGCTAAAGAAGTATAAAAAAACCAAAAATAGATTGCAACCGAAGCTCCGGAAATAGAAAGCATATTTAAAGGAATTTGTAATACATAAAGGATGAATGCAAATATAAAAAAAGAAATAGAAATCGATACAATATGAAGTAGAACATAATAAAGTTTATACGGATTTGTTTTATATATATACAGAAACTGAAAGATAAATGCTCCGAAGAAACAAAATAATAAATTTTGATAAGTATGTTTAATTAAATCACCCTGATCAAATGTAACTTCATAATTTGTATTACGATGATATAAGGCCTCTATAATTTTCTTGGATTGTTTGCTTATATGCAACGGGTCACCTATATAGGTTTTGTATATGTACAAACTAACCATTTCTTTAGCATTCACCCTTGAACTGGAATCTTCATCTCGAAAGGCCATTTTTACTTCGGCTATATCTTTTATCAAAACAGGATTTCTCCCGTTATCCAGACTCACCGGCAACTCTCGAATTTCATAAAGATCTTTAAATTTTCCATCCGAATAGACCTTCTGTTCTCTCGCATCCTTATATATCTTTGTAATCGTTTGATTTGTATTGTTAGAACTTAGAGCATCGACTACTTCTCGTAAACTTATAGCATAAGCTTCCATCTGTTGTCTATCACAAGAAACCAAAACTTCTCGAACTCGTCCACCTGCAATAATAATCTGGCTAATCCCCTCTATGCTCTCCAATTCAGGCTTTATGAACCTTTCCAAATATTCCCGGATAGCCGTTAAATCCATTTTCTCACTTTTAAAACTCACAATAAAAACCGGTACCTGTTCCGGATCGTATTTAATGATTCCCGGCTTATGAGCCTCTCTCGGAAATTTATGAGAAACCAGGTCAATCCTTTCTTTTAATTCCAGTATTTTATAATTTAAGTCTGTCTCTTTTTCAAATTCGATGTTAACTTTCATCTTCCCCGCTTCAGAAAAAGACCGCATTTCCTTGATACCCCCGACTATAGAAATGGCTTCTTCTATGGGATTCGTTATTTGCTGTTCCATTTTCAATGGATCGGCTCCAGGAAAATCAAGATGAATACTTAAACCCGGATAGACGGGAGAAGGATATAAAGAAAAATTTAGCCTATAAAAAGAAATTAGACCGAATAGAAGTAAGGCCAGAACAAGCATGGATATCAATACAGGTCTGGCTTTAATTTGAATCAGAAATTCTTTCAAGTCGGCTTTCCTTCCTATTCTCTAAGATATAAAATAATAAGGGTATTAAAAAAAGAGTAAAAAAAGCAGCAGAAATAAGACCGCTTACCACTACAATGCCCAATGGAGCCTGAAATTCAGAACCCCGACCTAAACCCAGAACAACCGGTAACAAACCAAGAATGGTAGTAGAATTGTTCATGAGAATCGGACGCAAAACTGTTTTTGAACTTTCTAATATAGCTACCTGTAAGGCAAGACCCTCTTCTTTATAAATTTGTAAATACTCATAGAATAATGTAGCATTATCAACTACCACACCTACTAACAAAATCAGCCCCATAAACGAACTGACATTTAAACTCTTTCCGGAAAAATAAAGAGCCGGAAAACTTCCAATAAATATCAGGGGAATCGTACATACCATAACCAGAGAATATTTCAAAGATTCAAACTGAGCCGACAGGAGCATATAAATCAGTATAGAAGCAAGTGCAAAAGAAAAAAGTAATTCCTTAACGGATTCATTTAAATTTTCTTTCTCTCCTGAATACTTTAAAGTATATCCGGTAGGCAAAGAATAATTAGCAATTAAGGAATCCAGACTATCTTCAATACTTGCTTTTTTTGTTTTATCATAATCAATAGAAATTACATTTACTCTTGATTTCCCTCTTCGAGTAATGACATTCAGACTATCAAACTCACGAACCGTAGCAAATTGAGATATTTCTACCGGTTCTTCGGCTTTTGTCTGAATTTTTAATTGTAGTATTTTATTCAAATTATCTGTTTTGGATTTTTTAAAGCGAAGACGTATATCCACATCATATCCGGCCACCTTCATTTTAGTAGCTATCGAGCCATCTGTAGCCGTTTTTAAATAATCAGCAACATAAGAATTACTAAAATTAAACCTGGTAAGCTTAAGTGGATCGTAACTAACTTTTAGCTCCTTACTTCTTGCTTCCATGCCTGAACTAATATCCTGTATGCCTTCTATTTTTTCTAAATCTCCCTGAATTTTCTTCCCGATATTTTTTAACTCCTCCAGTTCATCTCCAATTAAGAGTAATTCTAACTTACCCGTATTCTGAGATAATAAGCTCGAAATAATATCTCCACCGGGAAAAAAACCCAGGCTAATAGACTTATTAAAATCCAGTTGTTTTCTAAATTGATTAATGAAAGTTAAAGTACTTGTACCTTTATTTTTATCCAGAACCACTCGGATATTCGCCACATTAGTTGAACTTGTCTTACTACTTTTTCCGACTACACTATCGGAATCATAACCAATATTTGTAATAATCCCCTTCACTATAGATTCAGATAACAATTTATTCTCTAAAATAGATACAATCTCTTCCATAGACTCCAGCGTATAACCTTCCGGGCCTTTTAATTCAATTCTAAATTCAGAAGTATCCACCGATGGAACAAATTCTTTTTTTACCTGCGTCATAATGAGAAATGAAGCAACAAACAAAACTAATATTACAGTAAACACCGGCACAGGAGAAGAAATCAAAAAACTGAGCTTTTTTACATAGCCGTCCTGCATCCGTGTTTCAGCATTTCCTAAAGTATTAAAAACGCCTTCTATTTTTCCTTTTTGCTTATGCCTGTCCTTATAAAATAAAAAAGCCAGTAAAGGAATTAAGGTAAGAGCTACTGTAAAACTGATTAATAAAGATACAACTATCGCAAGAGCCATTTCAGAAAAGATAATCCCTAAAAAGCTTTTAATAAAAGATATAGGTAAGAATACAATTACTGTAGTCATAGTTGCTGAGAAAATAGATTTAGCGACTTCACTAGAACCACTTATAATAGCATCTGTATAATCCTGTTTGGTTAATAAATTTCTTTCAATACCGGATAGAACCACGTTGCTATTATCAAAAAGCATTCCGATACCGAGTGCAATTCCTCCGAGAGACATTAAATTTAAGGAGATTCCCAGTATTTTAAAAATGATAAAAGCAGGTAAAAGAGTCGCCGGTATAACAAAAAGTAAAATCAAAGGACTTTTAAAATTGCGAAGAATGATAAGAAGTGCAAGAAAAGCTAAAAAGGTGCCTATTAGAAGGTTCTGAAACAGGTTGTTGATAGCCGCCTGGATAAATTCAGCTTCTTCGTATACAACATTTATCTCTACATCTTTATGAAAACGCTTTTGTAGATCCGAAATAGCCTGGCGAACTTCTCGTGTTATCTCTACCGTATTTTTACTGGACTCTTTATGAATATAGGCAATCACACAATCTTTACCGTTATACTTCGCCTTGCCTGTTTTTTCTTTATAAGTTTCATAAGTTCGACTTAAATCTTTTAAATATACCGGTTCGGATTGCTTTCCCAGACCTACCGTGATTTCCCCTATATCAGAGATATAGCGATACTCACCTATAGCTCGAATTAATAATTCCCGGTTTCCTACCGGGAGCTGCCCGGCAGGAAAGTTACGGTTATTCAGGTCTAATTGCTTTTTAATATCCAATAAAGATAGATTATAGGAATACATCCTCTGAGGATCAACTTCAACCACAATTTCCTTGGTATCTCCACCACTTAGCTGAACGGCCGCTACACCGTCAACTCTATCTAAGAATATCTTTATATTATCATTTACGAAACTACGTAAGTCTTTTTTATTGGAAAGACCTTTTGCAAAAAAAACTATTTCTATAATCGGAGATTTACTCGGATCATAGCGACTAATCACAGACTTTGAAGCATCCTGAGGAAGGATATCCCGGATCAAATCTATCCGTTCTCGCAGTTCCATAATTGCAAAGTTAATATTTTTTGTATTATTAAACTGAGCTGTGATAAAAGAAAAACCTTCAATAGATTCCGATTCGACTTTTTCAAGACCATTTATGGTACTAATTGTTTCGGTAATGGGTTTTGTAATGAGGTTTTCTATTTCAGAAGGAGCCGAGTTCGCAAAACCGGTAATGATAGTTACTCGAGGAAATTCCAGATTAGGTAACAAATTTATTTTGATATCATTTAAGGATATAATACCAAACATCCCGAAGGCCAAATATATCATAATAGTCGTTACCGGCCTTTTCAGAATGAGTCTTTGAAGCTTAGCAATCATTCCACTAAAGCCTTAACTTTTAATCCATCCCGTAAACGACTTAAATGTTCAGCGGCTATAAGATCCCCTTCTTTTAATCCATCTAAAATTTCTATGCGATCCTCTTTTTTCTTTCCGGGCTTTACCTTTACCTTAAAAACATTAAAGAAACCAGGTTCTGATGTAGGTTTTAAAACAAAAACTTCTGCTACATTTTCTTCCAATAGTTTAATCAAACGACTTTGTATAAGAATTACCTTTTCCTTCTTTCCGGTTACGACTTCAGAACGAATAAACATCCCCGGTTTCAGCTTATAATCGGGATTTTTCAGCTCCACTTTCACCCTGGCAGTATGGGTTTTCTTATCAATCTCAGGACTGATAGACTTTACAGTACCTTTAAATTCTTTTTCCGGATATATATCCGTTTTTATCTGCACTTCCATATTAACAGAAATCTTGGAGGCATCTGCTTCATTCAGAAAAAATGTTGCATATACACTATCAATCTTCACAAGACTCATAATCGCCTGGCTATTCATACCGCCGGCATTAATCAAAACTCCCCTACTCTTATAACGTTCGGAAACAACCCCCACTATAGGAGAATAGATTGTAGACTCCCGAATTAAAATTTTCGTTGCTGTCACATTCGCCTGCTGAATTCCAACTTCTTTTTCGGCGACTTCCATCTCTGCTTTTTCGATGATTGTATTAACTTCAATGAGTACCTTAAGTTTATCTTTTTTTCCTGAGGGTAAATTATAACCTGCATCAATAATATCTTTGTCACGAATCCCTACCATTGCGATGTTTAATTCACGTTTAGCTATCTGGAAGGCCGATTCCTTGGATTTATACTCCAATTCAGCCGCTTTAAATTCTTCCTGGGGAATAGCCTTCCCTTTTAAAAGTTTTTCCTTCTTTTCATAAACTTCCAGGGCTCTTTCATATTCTAATTTAGTTTTATGTAAATTAGAAATTCTTTTATCTGCTTCATTGAGTCTAACTTCTATTTTTTTCTTAGACTGATTATACTTCTCTACTGCTAATTTCAACTTGGCCCTGGCTGAGCTAAGGGCTGCTTCCTGCTTGGCGAGTTCTATCTCGTAGCTAAGGCTTTCAATTTTTAAAAGCTTCTGCCCTTTTGTAACATTTTCCCCCTCGGATACAAAAAAATTATCTATCCGACCATTGACCTTGGAATAAATTTCTACTTTCTCCACCGGTTCTATTGTTCCGGAAGAAGAAATTGTCGGATCAATAAATT is a window from the Leptospiraceae bacterium genome containing:
- a CDS encoding efflux RND transporter permease subunit, whose protein sequence is MKEFLIQIKARPVLISMLVLALLLFGLISFYRLNFSLYPSPVYPGLSIHLDFPGADPLKMEQQITNPIEEAISIVGGIKEMRSFSEAGKMKVNIEFEKETDLNYKILELKERIDLVSHKFPREAHKPGIIKYDPEQVPVFIVSFKSEKMDLTAIREYLERFIKPELESIEGISQIIIAGGRVREVLVSCDRQQMEAYAISLREVVDALSSNNTNQTITKIYKDAREQKVYSDGKFKDLYEIRELPVSLDNGRNPVLIKDIAEVKMAFRDEDSSSRVNAKEMVSLYIYKTYIGDPLHISKQSKKIIEALYHRNTNYEVTFDQGDLIKHTYQNLLFCFFGAFIFQFLYIYKTNPYKLYYVLLHIVSISISFFIFAFILYVLQIPLNMLSISGASVAIYFWFFYTSLAFVYKPKEPIIAMKYFSSILSYILIYLLLVSLLFLLFSKTTAIHYFITAFCTGIYFLLIYMIFPILILLYKPVEIVFPEMNQIIDLNPVFTMIKKFSFYEKIKKISFYVYIKLTNIPSQIHSLLVKFYLLILKYSKYVFLLSFLLIPLSIYSFFSMKKELGVSFKEKELIAFLEFPSGTSFEYANKITLGIEKKIMDLKGIKQLVSKTETERSFFIIKVNNDIFLDETYTNYIKNSVGKTEPAYFYFSSDNIQLTTREMVLDILGNDLDELEAYVTKLVTIAKAMENVVEVVYLFKPPRDELLLYILGYKLRGSLLNLLEIGDFLKLAIQGGIASKFYEKDREIDIRVRFDKKYRDSKDSLSLIRVKNLDGKYVPITEVVWRKESKVPVKIYHKNKKRLYSISIRFADVSDKKIEEALSRILAFPLPENYRIEAGKKSGRTFDKSSELQVYVIFALPVFIYMMLSAYYESFKYSLKPALSIIFLLALKILFIYGFIGKMTYPILLALLLFSGFDIFLLLVIKSKGGIYLTKNLIKRKPERLFLFFPIVLSILPFFLFFLLFADTAVLYIYDFFFVFTISCVFGTMFIPIFLKANLKKETLQEIYKKIL
- a CDS encoding efflux RND transporter permease subunit, producing the protein MIYLAFGMFGIISLNDIKINLLPNLEFPRVTIITGFANSAPSEIENLITKPITETISTINGLEKVESESIEGFSFITAQFNNTKNINFAIMELRERIDLIRDILPQDASKSVISRYDPSKSPIIEIVFFAKGLSNKKDLRSFVNDNIKIFLDRVDGVAAVQLSGGDTKEIVVEVDPQRMYSYNLSLLDIKKQLDLNNRNFPAGQLPVGNRELLIRAIGEYRYISDIGEITVGLGKQSEPVYLKDLSRTYETYKEKTGKAKYNGKDCVIAYIHKESSKNTVEITREVRQAISDLQKRFHKDVEINVVYEEAEFIQAAINNLFQNLLIGTFLAFLALLIILRNFKSPLILLFVIPATLLPAFIIFKILGISLNLMSLGGIALGIGMLFDNSNVVLSGIERNLLTKQDYTDAIISGSSEVAKSIFSATMTTVIVFLPISFIKSFLGIIFSEMALAIVVSLLISFTVALTLIPLLAFLFYKDRHKQKGKIEGVFNTLGNAETRMQDGYVKKLSFLISSPVPVFTVILVLFVASFLIMTQVKKEFVPSVDTSEFRIELKGPEGYTLESMEEIVSILENKLLSESIVKGIITNIGYDSDSVVGKSSKTSSTNVANIRVVLDKNKGTSTLTFINQFRKQLDFNKSISLGFFPGGDIISSLLSQNTGKLELLLIGDELEELKNIGKKIQGDLEKIEGIQDISSGMEARSKELKVSYDPLKLTRFNFSNSYVADYLKTATDGSIATKMKVAGYDVDIRLRFKKSKTDNLNKILQLKIQTKAEEPVEISQFATVREFDSLNVITRRGKSRVNVISIDYDKTKKASIEDSLDSLIANYSLPTGYTLKYSGEKENLNESVKELLFSFALASILIYMLLSAQFESLKYSLVMVCTIPLIFIGSFPALYFSGKSLNVSSFMGLILLVGVVVDNATLFYEYLQIYKEEGLALQVAILESSKTVLRPILMNNSTTILGLLPVVLGLGRGSEFQAPLGIVVVSGLISAAFFTLFLIPLLFYILENRKESRLERISDSN
- a CDS encoding efflux RND transporter periplasmic adaptor subunit; protein product: MKEKFLEIYKFILEKPFLKRFVIAVLVYLGLTLLYSNLVGASFRARFPSVNRLLYSPKLSVFTYFQKQEMKVTEEKEIKELDGVLQVKALKVNSEFIDPTISSSGTIEPVEKVEIYSKVNGRIDNFFVSEGENVTKGQKLLKIESLSYEIELAKQEAALSSARAKLKLAVEKYNQSKKKIEVRLNEADKRISNLHKTKLEYERALEVYEKKEKLLKGKAIPQEEFKAAELEYKSKESAFQIAKRELNIAMVGIRDKDIIDAGYNLPSGKKDKLKVLIEVNTIIEKAEMEVAEKEVGIQQANVTATKILIRESTIYSPIVGVVSERYKSRGVLINAGGMNSQAIMSLVKIDSVYATFFLNEADASKISVNMEVQIKTDIYPEKEFKGTVKSISPEIDKKTHTARVKVELKNPDYKLKPGMFIRSEVVTGKKEKVILIQSRLIKLLEENVAEVFVLKPTSEPGFFNVFKVKVKPGKKKEDRIEILDGLKEGDLIAAEHLSRLRDGLKVKALVE